From Theileria annulata chromosome 1, complete sequence, *** SEQUENCING IN PROGRESS ***, one genomic window encodes:
- a CDS encoding uncharacterized protein (Tap349e08.q2ks7.C.cand.70 - score = 74.90): MAISNLFRLNKVNDKNKSSKNVKKFDKGAKSKPNKKVVPLKHTPGPSCIDNLKVSVDSSQLTKVIEAFKKREADSNSNEKDLLDESSRKYVLLQFRLSKLPPEPHVKPLQIQLKHPIYSGKEICVLVKDPQKTWKSVIFDLKIPEIKKVMGVGKLRKKYKTYEDKRALCNSFDLFLCDKSVLPSVPSILGSYFIEKKKLPVGVNFSKNKIKKSFLTAINSTYYKLAQGSFTSVRVATYSMPTDQIVENVMKVLESVKKFHTEHEVYKNHICSVFLNWGGSDSLPLYSEELLEVEKINDAAK; this comes from the exons ATGGCTATTTCTAACTTGTTCCGCCTGAATAAGGTCAAcgataaaaataaatctaGTAAAAACGTTAAAAAGTTTGACAAAGGAGCAAAATCTAAACCTAATAAAAAGGTTGTGCCATTAAAACATACTCCTGGACCGAGCTgtattgataatttaaaggTTTCAGTGGATTCTTCTCAACTTACTAAAGTTATTGAAGCTTTTAAGAAAAGAGAAGCTGATAGTAATTCAAATGAAAAGGATTTATTAGATGAATCTTCGAGAAAATACGTTTTACTCCAGTTCAGACTCTCGAAACTGCCACCTGAACCACATGTTAAACCGTTACAAAT ACAACTAAAACATCCTATATATTCTGGAAAAGAAATATGTGTTCTGGTAAAAGATCCACAGAAAACTTGGAAGTCTGTGATTTTTGACTTAAAAATACCAGAAATTAAGAAG gtTATGGGAGTGGGTAAATTGCGTAAAAAGTACAAAACATACGAGGATAAGAGAGCTTTGTGTAACAGCTTTGACCTATTCTTGTGTGATAAATCCGTATTGCCTTCGGTTCCGTCAATTTTAGGCTCGTATTTTATCGAAAAGAAGAA ATTACCTGTTGGAGTAAATTTCTCTAAAAATAAGATCAAAAAATCGTTCCTCACAGCAATTAACTCAACTTATTATAAACTCGCACAAGGATCATTCAC GTCCGTAAGGGTAGCAACGTACTCGATGCCAACTGATCAAATAGTAGAGAACGTTATGAA aGTTTTGGAGTCGGTGAAGAAATTCCATACTGAACATGAAGTGTATAAAAATCACATTTGCTCTGTTTTTCTAAATTGGGGAGGGTCAGACTCACTTCCACTATACTCAGAGGAACTACTCGAAGTTGAAAAGATAAATGATGCAGCTAAGTAG
- a CDS encoding uncharacterized protein (Tap349e08.q2ks7.C.cand.70 - score = 74.90) has product MKYRDKNMLQLISARLVENIRQINSAQITSVLKAYSILNFRSDFLFRMMIPEISLKLDMMTVDQVSSIFYSYNNLGYYNKNLFQTIQSYLYSNVEKLTPYDLTLLLSGFCKNFKGFDEKFLTVLSFQFCKLLNSYDNKLFSLSVNSLSRLNFCKHKYLPSLIESEVYNRVKSSKEPLASRSLSLILNSLSKHYTSCTPLFTFLSQTVLKRLKEFDMHSVCLILSSFSRVTLSDAKTYDKIAEHVGRNSLKLYPRAISSMLYSYARANHLHGALFYFSGKHIQLNLGNYTCDEVSMALRAFSVLNVKNEELLDTFAKFILENTPDYVPIKFEDLCPHLRVSICSKEINKFYESSENNASESQGTVLDETDDKTDLYSFEGRNINMLEYIGESSKISSNYLAKGKMHSLLWIVQAYARFFFTNDNVTRALTRIANELVVRMNEMTPFLVSRILFSFSQLNFSHEAVLQMLLNEVTNPRIGFKFTQKELSLLHYSIPAFGLDPGDYGIYKFKALDFQRIVETTELVELILRIVNRDIPSSKPLFVELLNNPLKMESNPKNLFNESGDGETMELDGFEAKELDGSDIYIHIPKYLKVLVRSEERNDDMKITLEEALTNHVNYNFKID; this is encoded by the exons ATGAAGTACAGAGATAAGAACATGCTCCAGCTGATTTCAGCTAGGCTGGTAGAAAATATCAGGCAAATTAATTCGGCACAAATTACAAGTGTGCTTAAGGCGTATTCAATCCTGAACTTCAGAAGTGACTTTCTTTTCAGAATGATGATTCCAGAAATCTCACTAAAACTAGATATGATGACAGTGGACCAAGTCTCGTCAATTTTTTACTcgtataataatttgggATACTACAACAAGAATTTGTTCCAGACCATACAGTCATATCTGTATTCAAATGTAGAAAAGCTAACACCATACGATCTTACACTACTGTTGAGTGGATTTTGTAAGAATTTTAAGGGTTTTGATGAAAAGTTCTTGACTGTGCTTTCTTTCcaattttgtaaattactCAACTCGTACGATAATAAGCTCTTCTCACTCAGTGTAAACTCACTTTCCAGACTAAATTTCTGTAAACATAAGTATCTGCCATCACTTATAGAGTCTGAAGTATACAACAGAGTAAAGTCATCAAAAGAACCATTGGCCTCTAGATCACTATCTTTGATTTTAAACTCATTATCTAAGCACTATACAAGTTGTACGCCACTTTTTACGTTTTTATCACAG ACGGTTTTGAAGAGGCTTAAGGAGTTTGACATGCACTCAGTTTGCTTAATTTTATCCTCGTTCAGTAGAGTTACATTATCT GATGCGAAAACTTACGATAAAATTGCAGAACATGTTGGGAGAAATTCACTGAAGTTGTATCCAAGAGCAATATCTTCAATGTTATATTCATACGCCAGAGCAAACCACTTACACGGAGCGTTGTTTTACTTCTCTGGAAAGCACATTCAGTTAAACCTTGGAAACTATACCTGTGATGAAGTGTCGATGGCCTTGAGGGCATTTTCAGTTTTGAACGTGAAAAACGAGGAACTATTGGACACTTTTGCAAAGTTTATACTGGAAAACACGCCCGATTACGTCCCAATCAAGTTTGAAGATTTATGTCCTCATCTGAGAGTATCAATTTGTTctaaagaaattaataagTTTTATGAATCAAGTGAAAATAATGCTAGTGAAAGTCAAGGAACAGTTTTAGATGAAACAGATGATAAAACTGATTTATACAGTTTTGAAGGAAGGAACATCAACATGCTGGAGTATATTGGAGAATCCAGTAAAATATCATCTAATTATTTAGCAAAGGGGAAGATGCATTCGTTACTATGGATTGTTCAGGCGTACGCTAGGTTCTTTTTCACAAATGATAATGTTACAAGAGCCCTGACTAGGATCGCAAATGAACTTGTTGTGAGAATGAACGAGATGACTCCGTTTCTAGTTTCCAGAATACTATTTTCATTCTCGCAGTTGAACTTCAGCCATGAAGCTGTTCTCCAAATGTTACTGAATGAAGTTACAAACCCAAGAATAGGCTTTAAATTTACCCAGAAGGAGCTATCACTGCTCCACTACTCAATTCCAGCGTTCGGTTTAGATCCAGGAGATTACGGGATTTACAAGTTCAAGGCTCTAGACTTCCAGAGAATTGTTGAAACCACTGAGCTCGTAGAATTGATTCTTAGAATTGTTAATCGAGACATCCCGTCATCAAAACCACTATTCGTGGAGTTGTTAAATAACCCATTAAAAATGGAATCAAAccctaaaaatttatttaatgagTCAGGTGACGGTGAGACAATGGAGTTGGATGGCTTTGAGGCTAAGGAACTAGACGGTAGTGATATTTACATTCATATACCTAAATATTTGAAAGTGTTGGTGAGGAGTGAGGAAAGAAATGATGATATGAAAATTACGCTTGAGGAGGCGCTAACTAATCATGTAAActacaattttaaaatcgattaa
- a CDS encoding mitochondrial import inner membrane translocase subunit (TIM9) (Tap349e08.q2ks7.cand.54 - score = 17.27) has product MSQSTGLGSELNHLTASQRSAVLEKLNQIQYQDTMDTYNGLVERCFNECVSGFRSKDLDKKETQCVESCVKLFFDFSQRVSTRFAEKQSKI; this is encoded by the coding sequence atgtcACAATCTACAGGACTTGGTTCAGAGTTGAACCATTTGACTGCATCTCAGCGTTCCGCAGTCCTTGAAAAGCTTAACCAAATCCAGTACCAGGACACCATGGACACATACAACGGCCTCGTCGAAAGGTGCTTCAACGAGTGCGTTTCCGGCTTCAGATCAAAGGATCTTGACAAAAAGGAGACTCAATGTGTGGAATCCTGCGTAAAGCTTTTCTTTGACTTTTCACAAAGGGTCTCTACAAGGTTTGCAGAGAAACAATCTAAGATTTGA
- a CDS encoding uncharacterized protein (Tap349e08.q2ks7.cand.54 - score = 17.27;~6 probable transmembrane helices predicted for TA05715 by TMHMM2.0 at aa 21-43, 63-85, 128-150, 160-182, 189-206 and 250-272) codes for MNVALTNLIVLSINSMDKGGFIVHYNVLAKIGHVVGPLLNILVTFLPPIKRRLFYFNALPYENLEYLYISISVFCILRIYASFALRNARRPNVIPSKIKEDFPDRNIGTYFRDESVNYSSGRYSYLPWIVFSTNILTTLGSGLSISIMGIYMIEEFKIDFMKLWISSLMIPIFTTILLFILNSYQKRHGKLVTIFISKLIALLASFQNAPGPLKTSIVLQCSNLKSASYWLSSEYLSRIIMAGMTMLGGHIHMEYGFKYCFVLTGTLCVIILL; via the exons ATGAATGTCGCACTCACAAATCTGATAGTTTTGTCAATCAACTCga TGGATAAGGGAGGATTCATAGTGCATTATAACGTTTTGGCTAAAATCGGGCATGTAGTAGGACCTTTACTGAACATTCTAGTCACATTTTTACCGCCCATAAAACGAAGGCTTTTCTATTTCAACGCACTACCCTATGAGAACCTAGAATActtatatatatcaatttCCGTATTTTGCATTTTAAGA ATTTATGCATCATTTGCCTTAAGAAATGCTCGAAGACCAAATGTAATTCCTAGTAAAATCAAGGAAGACTTTCCTGATCGAAACATAGGGACATATTTCAGGGATGAATCGGTGAATTATTCATCCGGAAGATATTCCTACTTACCCTGGATTGTGTTTTCAACAAATATCTTAACTACTTTGGGATCAG GACTTTCAATCAGTATAATGGGAATTTACATGATTGAGGAATTCAAGATTGATTTCATGAAACTGTGGATAAGCTCATTAATGATACCGATTTTTACAACAATTCTTCTTTTCA TTTTGAACAGTTATCAAAAAAGGCATGGGAAACTGGTTACAATATTCATATCAAAACTTATCGCACTATT GGCATCATTTCAAAACGCTCCTGGGCCACTTAAAACATCTATAGTTCTGCAATGTAGCAATTTAAAATCTGCAAGTTACTGGTTATCATCGGAATACCTCTCGAGGATTATAATGGCTGGGATGACGATGCTGGGAGGGCATATTCATATGGAATATGGATTCAAGTACTGTTTCGTCTTGACTGGTACTTTGTGTGTAATCATTTTGCTTTAG
- a CDS encoding pre-mRNA splicing factor (U5 snRNP-associated), putative (Tap349e08.q2ks7.cand.53 - score = 119.95), which translates to MTTLPTGKKFPLSASADSYYMPGVAKGLLAYTRSELGYNNATPSDPFGKPPPGYVPGKGRGATSFAGGVSRDDTHDDSDLNDLGGPYQVHCENEQLFKDAEYDDDDREADLVYEAIDAKMDERRKSRREQSLKSEITKLRSEKPTIHEQLAQYKRNLSTLTKEDWESIPYIGDYSLKRKQQKKQQTYVPAPDSLIYSSRASMQHTSSIGTETPLGFSTPLGIMGAKTPLGIQTPGGFTTPSGRTSSLNLLGEARGEVLSSTLDKVTDNLSGQTVVDPKGYLTDLNSMKTEFEEADVQKARTLLKSLINTNQKHAQGWIAAARMEELAGKIEAARELIAQGCENCPDKEDVWLEAARLEKPEYAKSILAKAIKIIPTSVKLWLEAADKETSNDNRKRVLRKALEFIPNSIRLWKEAISLENETNAYILLKRAVECVPESLDMWLALARLCPYEEAQKVLNEARKKLPTNVDIWITAAKLEESNKNYEMVDRIIVRAIDNLSKKGVVHIRSNWLKQAETAEANSFIKTAQSIIKNTMTIGVDDNNRKSTWLEDGETFVEHGSYECARTLYKTALEHMKTRTSLWLALVELESKHGTPDQVEEHLKSAVTYCPNSEILWLMYAKHKWVGGDVESSRAILSKALTMNENNEAISLAAVKLDRETHEYDRARKLLEKARTRCNTPKVWMKSVQLERQLKNYEKALELVEKALEIHPYFDKLWMISGQLKLEKQPKDIEGATLTYKQGVETCPWSVNLWLLSIELQIELKEFTKARALVETAKNKIRTIVGSSIKKNTDITKVQTKVLTNAELARMARLSMESDDPGSVKEMIEKITSQCDLIWLKGVEIELETGVRENAHFAMSKALQELPDSGLLWAHSIFLEEPNAQKTKAAEALKRNQNSPHIVLAAAKIFWNCKMIDKARRWFQTCITLDDSNGVSWGTFIAFELDCGTEESMKQAINKFIEAEPNRGYEWCRVTKKVENWNLSLPQKLYKFIEQHYPEVLTDKVPEDVLNVLNPPQVKKESD; encoded by the exons atgacTACGTTACCAACAGGAAAGAAGTTCCCTCTGTCAGCTAGCGCTGATTCTTATTATATGCCAGGAGTTGCCAAAGG ATTATTGGCTTATACTAGATCAGAACTGGGATATAACAACGCTACACCCTCAGA TCCATTTGGAAAGCCACCGCCAGGATATGTTCCAGGGAAGGGAAGAGGAGCAACGAGTTTCGCAGGAGGTGTATCAAGAGATGATACACATGATGACAGTGATTTGAATGATCTGGGAGGACCATACCAAGTCCATTGTGAGAATGAACAGCTTTTCAAGGACGCAGAATACGATGATGATGATAGGGAGGCAGATTTAGTTTACGAAGCAATTGACGCCAAAATGGATGAAAGACGTAAATCAAGAAGAGAACAGAGTTTAAAATCTGAAATCACAAAACTTCGTAGTGAAAA GCCAACAATTCATGAACAATTGGCTCAATACAAGCGTAATCTATCAACTTTAACAAAAG aGGATTGGGAATCAATTCCCTATATCGGAGACTATTCACTTAAAAGAAAACAACAGAAGAAACAGCAAACTTATGTGCCAGCTCCAGACAGCTTAATTTACTCCTCGAGAGCAAGTATGCAGCATACTTCATCTATTGGAACTGAGACTCCATTGGGCTTTTCAACGCCGTTGGGCATAATGGGAGCTAAAACTCCTCTTGGAATACAAACTCCAGGCGGATTTACAACTCCATCAGGGAGAACTTCATCACTGAATCTTCTGGGAGAAGCCAGAGGAGAAGTCTTATCCTCAACACTTGATAAGGTTACAGATAACTTATCTGGCCAAACAGTGGTTGACCCAAAAGGGTATTTAACTGACCTAAATTCCATGAAA actGAGTTTGAAGAAGCGGATGTCCAAAAGGCCAGAACACTGCTGAAATCGCTCATTAATACTAATCAGAAACATGCCCAAGGCTGGATCGCAGCAGCAAGGATGGAGGAACTGGCAGGTAAAATTGAAGCTGCAAGGGAATTAATCGCCCAGGGATGTGAAAATTGCCCTGATAAAGAAGACGTTTGGTTAGAAGCGGCACGTTTAGAAAAACCTGAATACGCCAAATCAATACTGGCAAAAGCTATTAAAATCATTCCAACCTCA GTCAAATTATGGCTTGAAGCCGCAGATAAAGAGACTTCAAATGATAATAGGAAGAGAGTATTGAGAAAGGCACTAGAGTTTATTCCAAACTCAATAAGGCTATGGAAAGAAGCAATTTCACTAGAGAATGAAACAAATGCATATATTCTGTTGAAAAGAGCAGTAGAATGTGTGCCTGAGTCACTTGATATGTGGCTTGCACTAGCTAGACTGTGCCCATACGAGGAGGCACAAAAGGTGTTAAACGAAGCTAGAAAGAAACTCCCAACTAACGTAGATATCTGGATAACAGCAGCTAAATTGGAAGAATCGAACAAGAATTATGAAATG GTTGACAGAATTATAGTAAGAGcaattgataatttatcaaaaaaaGGAGTTGTTCATATTAGAAGTAATTGGTTAAAACAAGCTGAAACTGCAGAAgcaaattcatttattaaaacaGCGCAATCGATAATAAAG aACACTATGACGATTGGAGTGGATGATAATAACAGGAAGTCAACTTGGTTGGAGGATGGTGAAACATTTGTGGAACACGGGTCATATGAATGTGCAAGAACACTTTATAAGACTGCTCTTGAACACATGAAAACAAGAACTTCACTTTGGTTGGCACTCGTGGAATTGGAATCGAAACATGGAACACCTGATCAAGTAGAAGAGCATCTTAAATCG GCTGTGACGTATTGTCCAAACTCAGAAATACTATGGCTAATGTATGCAAAGCATAAATGGGTGGGAGGCGATGTAGAATCTTCTAGAGCTATTTTATCAAAGGCGTTAACGATGAATGAGAATAATGAAGCCATTTCATTAGCAGCCGTGAAATTAGATAGAGAAACGCATGAATACGACAGGGCTAGGAAATTACTAGAAAAAGCTAGAACACGCTGTAATACACCAAAG GTTTGGATGAAGAGTGTACAGTTGGAAAGACAGCTTAAGAATTATGAAAAGGCACTTGAATTGGTTGAAAAAGCGCTTGAAATACATCCATACTTCGATAAGTTATGGATGATTTCAGGACAATTAAAGCTAGAAAAACAACCGAAAGACATTGAAGGAGCAACACTAACATATAAACAAG GAGTTGAAACATGTCCCTGGAGTGTTAATTTATGGCTTTTGTCAATTGAGCTGCAAATTGAATTAAAGGAGTTTACAAAGGCGAGAGCGTTGGTGGAAACTGCAAAGAACAAAATCAGAACAATTGTAGGCTCAAGTATTAAGAAAAACACAGACATCACAAAGGTTCAAACGAAAGTGCTCACAAATGCAGAACTTGCAAGAATGGCAAGACTTTCTATGGAGTCAGACGACCCTGGGTCTGTAAAGGAAATGATTGAAAAAATCACTTCACAATGTGATTTGATATGGTTAAAGGGAGTTGAAATTGAACTCGAGACTGGAGTTCGTGAAAACGCCCACTTTGCTATGTCGAAAGCACTTCAAGAACTTCCAGATTCCGGTCTTCTCTGGGCACATTCAATATTTCTCGAAGAACCCAATGCACAG AAAACTAAAGCTGCAGAGGCGTTGAAGAGGAACCAGAATTCTCCACATATAGTTTTGGCGGCTGCCAAGATATTCTGGAATTGTAAGATGATAGACAAGGCCAGGAGGTGGTTCCAGACCTGCATCACTTTGGATGACTCAAATGGTGTTTCTTGGG gAACATTTATAGCATTTGAACTGGACTGTGGAACCGAGGAGTCAATGAAGCAGGCGATAAATAAGTTTATAGAGGCAGAGCCTAACAGAGGATACGAGTGGTGTAGAGTTACCAAAAAGGTTGAAAATTGGAACCTTTCACTACCACAAAAGCTATACAAGTTTATCGAGCAGCATTACCCAGAAGTTCTCACAGATAAAGTGCCTGAAGATGTCTTAAATGTACTTAATCCACCACAAGTAAAGAAGGAATCagattaa
- a CDS encoding uncharacterized protein (3 probable transmembrane helices predicted for TA05700 by TMHMM2.0 at aa 368-390, 545-567 and 572-591), protein MQKDVHNKQSKLLKFSKLNCLWNPEESKNPKLYDSYSYLDLHLNQFLSNITEDYSFLPNTIYKPSIHVFIDNRLVYKTKILDFNNDLFDETIRLKIYSQNTTVTLKLFEYEQFNTTNSEELNLKPSLYSEMTDLHLVSWVDLDINLLIPERDYKIICAFKSNPAFNSYNPGGILYYPTESNRPSILFKRVCASCKVCSLLSHLSVGDDDQYSSIFKYFDYKFKDPNSDSSDLKEEVKDKEKSVDEEDLDVVEVIDMSSLTKRSRKESCKCLQLRYIPLSFKKKNFEICLKCHDYEVCCDHTLNNYYLSVNFKLIPSSDKIDFSTELFSCLLSSKQTELKCEDLASIFEILYQRYYSFQLLFNHIKEKALLFLKVSLLSLVLGSSAFFFVVRITSTTQFKKDHGDILYTSKNLYALDQGVSNWIMKYIEDDVKEKPLIVNGRVYTVDKKSIERNNLNIPERHIADKTKVYTKAHSSYKRTEYIALKTICYAISESIPKVVKAFLLKIAEASEHMVVFINGLLALTRDCGLQLSFTCFFLAVTSFKFYKLYSFVVKLLLVLLLLGSFAQDVDHVRYAFTFVRNLFVYLVLRVYRKEWFLNA, encoded by the exons ATGCAAAAGGATGTTCATAATAAGCAGTCAAAGTTATTGAAATTTTCAAAACTTAACTGCCTCTGGAATCCAGAGGAATCAAAAAATCCCAAATTGTACGATAGCTATTCCTATTTGGACCTACATTTAAACCAATTCCTGTCAAATATTACCGAAGATTACTCGTTTCTCCCAAATACAATTTACAAGCCCTCAATCCACGTTTTTATCGATAATAGACTTGTATATAAGACCAAAATATTAGATTTTAACAATGatttatttgatgaaaCAATAAGATTAAAGATATATTCACAAAATACTACAGTAacactaaaattatttgaatatgAACAGTTTAACACTACAAATAGCGAGGaacttaatttaaaacCATCACTTTATTCTGAAATGACAGATTTACACCTTGTTTCTTGGGTAGATTTGGATATTAACCTCTTGATTCCTGAAAGAGACTACAAAATAATTTGCGCATTTAAGTCAAATCCTGCTTTTAATAGTTATAACCCAGGCggtattttatattatccaACCGAGTCTAACAGGCCTTCGATTTTATTTAAGAGAGTCTGCGCTTCTTGTAAAGTTTGTTCACTTTTATCTCATCTTTCAGTTGGAGATGACGATCAATACAGTAGTATATTTAAGTACTTTGATTACAAGTTCAAGGACCCAAATTCTGACAGCTCTGACTTAAAAGAGGAGGTAAAAGACAAGGAAAAGTCAGTTGATGAGGAGGATTTGGATGTGGTTGAGGTTATAGATATGTCATCGCTCACTAAAAGGTCCAGGAAAGAGTCGTGCAAATGCCTACAACTGAGATATATTCCGCTAAGTTTTAAGAAGAAAAACTTTGAAATCTGCCTCAAGTGCCATGATTACGAAGTGTGCTGTGATCACACACTTAACAACTATTACCTCTCAGTTAACTTTAAACTGATCCCGTCAAGTGATAAAATTGACTTCTCAACAGAGCTTTTTTCATGCCTGCTCAGTTCAAAACAAACGGAACTCAAATGCGAAGATTTAGCATCAATTTTCGAGATTCTATACCAAAGATATTATTCATTCCAATTACTCTTCAATCATAT TAAAGAGAAGGCgttgttatttttaaaagtttCACTTTTGTCATTAGTTTTGGGCTCA tcTGCCTTTTTCTTCGTGGTGAGAATAACCTCAACAACACAGTTCAAAAAGGACCACGGAGATATTCTATACACCAGCAAGAATCTGTATGCTTTGGATCAAGGAGTTAGTAACTGGATAATGAAGTATATAGAAGATGATGTTAAGGAGAAGCCATTAATTGTTAACGGAAGGGTGTATACAGTTGATAAAAAGTCAATAGAAAGAAACAATCTTAATATTCCAGAACGTCATATAGCAGATAAAACTAAAGTTTATACAAAAGCACACTCATCATATAAAAGAACAGAATATATAGCACTTAAGACAATATGTTATGCGATTTCAGAAAGTATACCCaaagtagttaaggctTTCCTTTTGAAAATAGCTGAGGCTTCTGAACACATGGTTGTATTTATAAATGGATTACTGGCTTTAACAAGGGATTGTGGACTCCAATTATCATTCACATGTTTCTTTCTAGCAGTTACatcatttaaattctaCAAACTCTACAGTTTTGTTGTCAAACTTCTGTTAGTGCTTTTGTTACTAGGGTCTTTTGCGCAAGATGTCGACCACGTGAGATATGCCTTTACTTTCGTAAGGAATCTCTTTGTATATCTAGTACTGAGAGTTTATAGAAAAGAATGGTTTCTAAACGcataa